The genomic segment CCGCGGTCGCCGTGGACAAGACCGGCACCCTGACCGAGGGACGCCCGCAGCTGACCGACGTCGTCGTCCTGGACTCGGCGTTGGAGCGCAGCGAGGTGCTGCGCTGGGCTGCCGCCGCTGAGGCCGGCTCCGAACACCCGCTGGCCCGTCCCATCCTGGACACCGCCCAGGCCGAGGGAGTAGGCCCGCACGGCATCCCCGGCACGGTCACCCCGGTCCCCGGCAAGGGCATCGTGTCCGATGTCGACGGTCGGCGGGTGCTGATCGGTAACCCGCCGCTACTACTCCAGTACGGCGTTGTCGATGACGGCAGCGCCGCCCAGGCGGCGGAATCGCTGGCCGCCGAGGGCAAGACGCCGATGATCGTGGCGGTCGATGACAAGGTGATCGGCGTCGTCGCCGTCGCCGATCAGGTCCGACAGGATGCACCCGAGATGGTCGCCCGCCTGCACCGGGCCGGCGTGGAGAAGGTGGTCATGCTCACCGGTGACACCCGGCTGGTGGCCGAGGCCATCGGGAAGGCGACCGGGATCGACGAGATCCACGCCTCCCTGCTTCCCGAGGACAAGCTGGACGTGGTCGCGCAGCTGCAGCAAGAGGGCCACACGATCGCCATGGTCGGCGACGGCGTCAACGACGCCCCGGCCCTGGCCACCGCGAACATCGGCGTGGCGATGGGGGCGGCCGGCTCGGCCGTAGCCGTGGAGACCGCGGACATCGCCCTGATGGGCGACAACCTGCTCAAGCTGCCGGAAGCTATCGGATTGGCCAAGCGGACCGTGTCCGTCATGCGGCAGAACATCGCGATCGCCCTGATCACCGTGGTGCTGCTGCTGGCCGGCGTCTTCGCCGGCGGAGTGACCATGTCGATCGGCATGCTAGTCCACGAAGCCTCCGTACTGGTGGTCATCGCCAACGCGATGCGACTACTGCGCAACGCCCGCGGCTCCACCACGATGCCCAAGAGCGAGAGGACCACCGGAACAGCGGCGCAACAGGTCAACGCCTGACATCGAACCCGCGTAAGCGGCAAACAGGTACCCAGCCGCTACCGCTCCCGGCGCGGGACACACCGACATATTCACAACAACGACCCGAACACCGAAAACGAAAAACGCAACTGGAGGAGAGCAATCATGAACGGAAAGAACTTCACCCTGGGAGACAACGTCGAGCATTTCACCATCGCGGACGTGGCCCGGGACAACCCCGACTTCCGGAAGGTGCTGTGGACCGGTGAACACGCCCAGATCGTGGTGATGACCATCCCGCCCGGCGGCCAGATCGGCGACGAGGTCCACGAGCACACCGACCAGATCCTGACCTTCGTCTCCGGCACCGGCGAAGCCGATCTCAACGGCCACACCCACCCCATCGATGCCGGTGACCAATGCGCGGTACCGGCCGGAGCCCGGCACAACTTCCGCAACACCGGCGACGAGCCGCTGGTGCTCTACACCATCTACAGCCCACCGGAGCATGCTGCCGGCGCCGCCTTCGCGACCCGGGAGGAAGCCGACGCCGCCGAAGCCGCCGGTGAGGACGAACCCCCTCGGCTCTGACCCCCATCGTCACGTTATCTAGGGCACTAAGACACACCGCTCAGATCAGAAGGAGATCGCATTCATGTCCAAGGTCTACGTCTTCACCGACTACGGCGGACCCGAAACCCAGCAGCTGATCGACCGGCCTATTCCGGAGCCTGGACCCGGGGAACTGGCCATCGAGGTCCGGGCCGCCGGTGTGAATCCGGCCGACTGGAAGATGCGCGAGGGCCGGCTGGGTCGTGCCTGGTCGTTGCCGGCGCCGATGGGCCGTGAAGCCGCCGGCGTGGTCATCGCGGTGGGCGGCGGGACCGAAGGCTTCGCGGTGGGCGATGAGGTGCTCGGCCTGGTGGCGCCCGGGCAGGGCGGACTGGCCGAGCACACGCTCTTGAGCGCCTCCACCACTGTGGCCAAGCCCGAGGAGATCTCCTTCATCGACGCCGCCACCATTCCGGTGGCCGCAGCCACCGCCTATGACGCCACCCACCAAATCGAACTGGAACCAGGCCAGACCCTGCTCTTGTTGGGCGCTGGCGGCGGGGTGGGGCTGATGGCCGCGCAGATCGGCCGGGTACACGAGTTCACGGTCCTCGGCATGGCCGACGTGGCCAAGCGGGAACTGGTCGAGTCCACCGGTGCGGCCTTCATCGGATCCGGTTCGGGCGTGGCCGATCGCGTGCGAGAAGTCGCTTCCAGCGTCGACCTGATCGTCGATCTCGTCGGCGGTGACGCGCTGCGTGCCGTCGCCGATCTGGTGGCCGATCCGGGGCGGATTATCTCCGCGGCCGATCCGGACGCCGCGGTCGAACTGGGCGGCCGGGGCTTGGCACGTACGACTGAGGCCATGGGGAAGATCACCGAGGTGATCCAGCACGGGCTGGTCGACCCCCATGCGGACACCCAGTACGACCTCAATGACGCAGGTCAGGCGATCGCAGCCGTGGAGACCGGGCACGCCGGCGGCAAGGTCGTCGTGGTTCCCGAAGGCTGATCAGCCATGCCGGGCGTGGGGGCGAGTTGCGTACTGCGGATGCCCTTACGCAACGCGTCCATCATGGCCCGATCTGCGTCGTCGCTGACGAGGGCGCGAACCTCGTCCTTGGCACGTGATGATGCCAGCCGCACTGGTGGGGAGGGCGGCTGATGGGATCGCCCGCGGCCGAGAGCAACGCCGCACCCCCTGCGGGTGCCAGTCGTCGCCGGTTTTCTCCGATCCTTGCTCGGACCCGGACCGTGCATTCCCCGGTGGGCCCGGTGGCCTATGACTGCGTGAAGGTGATCGTGGTCCGATCGGGTTCGGCGATCCTGTTCAGTGAGTTCGGGCAGAAGCCCGTCGGCGCGGGCGATGTGATGGTCCTGAGCGCGAATGTCTTGTGTGGCAGCGAACCGGAGGGCCACATCACCGTCACCACGGTCTACCTGGACACCGACTACCTGGTGGACCAGGTGTTCTGGCAGCATGCCGGGCTGCTCCAGGACCGGCTCGATGCCCAGGGACTGGTGGAGACGATCTACACGGAACCGGCTCAGGCGCTGCGGCTGGGCGAGGACCGGACCGGGATGCTGATGCCCTGGCCGGATGAACTCGTGGTGCTGAGTATCGATGGCGGGTTCGGAGCGCACTTCTACCGGATGCAGGCGTTGTGGTTCGCGATTATCGACGTGGTCGCCCCGTTCGTCCGCGTATCCCAGGTGCGGCTGTCTCCAACCCAACGGGCCCGCACTCGGCCCACTCTGCCGCGGGATCGGCGGTTTGCTCCGATGCGGAACGAAGCGGTGCAGGCCCGGGAGGCACCGCACGGAGCAATCGCCGAGTCCTGGACCCTACCCAGGCTGGCTGGCATGGTGCATCTGTCTCCGAAGCAGCTGGTCCGGGTCTTCGCCGACACGTACGGCAAGACACCGCTGGCCTATCTGACGATGCTGCGGGTGGCGGAGATGGCGCGCCTGCTGCGTGAGACCAACGTGAGTATCAGCGAGGCGGCACACCAGGTGGGGTGGCGTAGCCGCAGCCGGGCCAGCAAGACGTTCGTCGAGTGCACCGGCCTGACCCCGCGCCGCTACCGGACCATGCACGTGACGGGCACGGGTTGGCCGGGAAACGGACAACCGTGTCGTCCATAGGGACGTCAAT from the Luteococcus japonicus genome contains:
- a CDS encoding heavy metal translocating P-type ATPase, which gives rise to MSGVLIIISFALQWLGGGVANLAVSPQWWLDAGTHAAHASAAFTLGDVFMIAAAAVAGYGIVLKAVRALIAKVIGIDLLVSVAAIGAVIIGNFWEAAAVTFLFAIGHALEAATLNKTRSALAELVAVAPDSATVVRDGQQQEVPAAQVRMGEIVLVKNGAKVPVDGQVVSGTGAIDEASITGESIPVEKSEGGQVFAGTVSRGGFLQVLATGIGADTTLARIIHRVEEAQDAKARTQAFIDRFSGWYTPAVMVLALAAGLISGDVVLALTLLVIGCPGALVISIPVAIVAGIGRAARNGILIKGGEFLETSAKISAVAVDKTGTLTEGRPQLTDVVVLDSALERSEVLRWAAAAEAGSEHPLARPILDTAQAEGVGPHGIPGTVTPVPGKGIVSDVDGRRVLIGNPPLLLQYGVVDDGSAAQAAESLAAEGKTPMIVAVDDKVIGVVAVADQVRQDAPEMVARLHRAGVEKVVMLTGDTRLVAEAIGKATGIDEIHASLLPEDKLDVVAQLQQEGHTIAMVGDGVNDAPALATANIGVAMGAAGSAVAVETADIALMGDNLLKLPEAIGLAKRTVSVMRQNIAIALITVVLLLAGVFAGGVTMSIGMLVHEASVLVVIANAMRLLRNARGSTTMPKSERTTGTAAQQVNA
- a CDS encoding cupin domain-containing protein, encoding MNGKNFTLGDNVEHFTIADVARDNPDFRKVLWTGEHAQIVVMTIPPGGQIGDEVHEHTDQILTFVSGTGEADLNGHTHPIDAGDQCAVPAGARHNFRNTGDEPLVLYTIYSPPEHAAGAAFATREEADAAEAAGEDEPPRL
- a CDS encoding NADP-dependent oxidoreductase, encoding MSKVYVFTDYGGPETQQLIDRPIPEPGPGELAIEVRAAGVNPADWKMREGRLGRAWSLPAPMGREAAGVVIAVGGGTEGFAVGDEVLGLVAPGQGGLAEHTLLSASTTVAKPEEISFIDAATIPVAAATAYDATHQIELEPGQTLLLLGAGGGVGLMAAQIGRVHEFTVLGMADVAKRELVESTGAAFIGSGSGVADRVREVASSVDLIVDLVGGDALRAVADLVADPGRIISAADPDAAVELGGRGLARTTEAMGKITEVIQHGLVDPHADTQYDLNDAGQAIAAVETGHAGGKVVVVPEG
- a CDS encoding helix-turn-helix transcriptional regulator is translated as MKVIVVRSGSAILFSEFGQKPVGAGDVMVLSANVLCGSEPEGHITVTTVYLDTDYLVDQVFWQHAGLLQDRLDAQGLVETIYTEPAQALRLGEDRTGMLMPWPDELVVLSIDGGFGAHFYRMQALWFAIIDVVAPFVRVSQVRLSPTQRARTRPTLPRDRRFAPMRNEAVQAREAPHGAIAESWTLPRLAGMVHLSPKQLVRVFADTYGKTPLAYLTMLRVAEMARLLRETNVSISEAAHQVGWRSRSRASKTFVECTGLTPRRYRTMHVTGTGWPGNGQPCRP